A stretch of Arachis hypogaea cultivar Tifrunner chromosome 15, arahy.Tifrunner.gnm2.J5K5, whole genome shotgun sequence DNA encodes these proteins:
- the LOC112748158 gene encoding glucan endo-1,3-beta-glucosidase 14-like, with protein sequence MANNRSPSFFLTLLFHLLTISASFVQISSLGFGINYGQIANNLPSPSRVVLLIKSMNVTRIKLYDADPNVLLAFSNSNVQFVVGLGNEYLANMTNPSKAQSWIQQHLQPYLSQTKITCITVGNEVFNTNDTQLIMNLLPAMQSVHGALVNLGLDQQVTVTTAHSFNILSNSYPPSSGSFRQDLLQYIQPLLAFHSQFNSPFLINAYPFFAYKDNPSEVSLSYVLFEPNPGSIDPNTNLNYNNMLYAQIDAVYAAIKMLGHTDIEVRISKTGWPSKGDTNEIGVSPENAATYNGNLLKRIEQKQGAGGDEEDDLRRNQQQQFKAQAMKRMILAFRVLMGPGTRLGTKFRFATSASHCWLQRGIGGARSSLRLLTWRRKELQDNYGSRS encoded by the coding sequence ATGGCCAATAACAGAAGCCCCTCCTTCTTCCTCACTCTTCTCTTCCATCTACTAACCATTTCAGCTTCATTTGTGCAAATAAGTTCCCTTGGTTTTGGAATCAACTATGGCCAGATAGCCAACAATCTTCCATCTCCATCAAGAGTAGTGCTTCTTATCAAATCAATGAACGTGACTAGGATCAAGCTCTATGATGCTGATCCGAATGTGCTACTCGCATTCTCCAATTCCAATGTCCAATTTGTTGTTGGCCTTGGAAACGAGTACCTTGCCAATATGACAAACCCTTCAAAGGCTCAATCATGGATTCAGCAGCACCTTCAACCTTACCTTTCACAAACCAAGATCACCTGCATCACTGTTGGAAATGAAGTCTTCAACACCAATGATACCCAATTAATCATGAATCTCCTGCCAGCAATGCAGAGTGTTCATGGCGCCCTTGTTAATCTTGGATTAGACCAACAAGTTACTGTCACAACAGCACATTCTTTCAACATATTAAGCAATTCATACCCTCCTTCGTCTGGTTCGTTTAGGCAAGATCTGCTTCAATATATCCAACCTCTTCTTGCTTTTCACTCGCAATTCAATTCACCTTTTCTCATCAATGCATACCCTTTTTTTGCATACAAGGACAACCCAAGTGAGGTTTCTTTGAGCTATGTACTATTCGAGCCCAATCCGGGTTCCATCGATCCCAACACCAATCTCAACTATAACAACATGTTGTATGCTCAAATTGATGCTGTGTATGCTGCCATCAAGATGCTGGGCCATACAGACATTGAGGTCCGGATTTCAAAGACAGGTTGGCCTTCTAAAGGTGATACTAATGAAATTGGAGTCTCACCAGAGAATGCAGCAACTTATAATGGTAATCTGCTGAAAAGGATAGAGCAGAAGCAAGGAGCTGGAGGCGATGAAGAGGATGATCTGAGAAGGAATCAGCAGCAGCAGTTTAAAGCTCAGGCGATGAAGAGGATGATCTTAGCTTTTAGGGTTTTAATGGGACCAGGGACCAGATTgggtacaaaattcagatttgcCACATCAGCTAGCCATTGCTGGCTCCAGCGTGGCATTGGAGGTGCCAGATCATCCCTCCGTTTGCTGACTTGGCGCCGGAAAGAGTTGCAGGACAACTATGGGTCCCGGAGCTGA
- the LOC112748160 gene encoding 1-aminocyclopropane-1-carboxylate synthase 3-like, whose protein sequence is MRLLSRKATCNTHGQDSSYFLGWEEYEKNPYDKVKNPNGIIQMGLAENQLSFDLLESWLAKNPDVSGFKRDGKSIFRELALFQDYHGLPLFKKALVDFMAEIRGNKVTFDPNHMVLTAGATSANETLMFCVAEEGDAFLLPTPYYPGFDRDLKWRTGVEIVPIQCTSSNNFRITESALEQAYQDATKRNLRVKGVLVTNPSNPLGTTLSRNEFDLLVDFIKDKETMHLISDEIYSGTVFSSPSFVSVMEILKEMNPNDATKIWNRVHVVYSLSKDLGLPGFRVGAIYSENDAVVAAATKMSSFGLVSSQTQYLLAAMLSDNKFTKKYISENQKRLRRRQRMLVTGLQKAGIKCLKSNAGLFCWVDMRHLLCSNTFEAEMELWKKIVYQVGLNISPGSSCHCSEPGWFRVCFANMSQDTLNVAMKRVKNFVTDSTGAECGSSSVSFTKSFSNWVFRLSSRDHRAPEER, encoded by the exons atgaggcTATTGTCTAGAAAAGCAACATGCAACACTCACGGCCAAGATTCTTCATACTTCCTAGGATGGGAAGAATATGAAAAGAATCCCTATGATAAGGTTAAGAACCCTAATGGAATCATTCAAATGGgtcttgccgaaaatcag CTCTCTTTCGACCTCCTGGAGTCATGGCTGGCGAAGAATCCTGACGTGTCCGGATTCAAACGCGACGGCAAATCCATATTCCGAGAGCTTGCTCTCTTTCAAGACTACCACGGTCTCCCTCTTTTCAAGAAAGCATTGGTGGATTTCATGGCCGAGATAAGAGGAAACAAGGTCACTTTTGATCCCAACCACATGGTCCTCACCGCCGGCGCCACCTCGGCAAATGAGACCCTGATGTTCTGCGTTGCCGAAGAGGGCGATGCCTTCCTCCTTCCCACCCCATATTACCCAGG ATTCGATAGAGACCTCAAGTGGCGAACCGGGGTTGAAATTGTCCCAATACAATGCACGAGCTCAAACAACTTCCGAATCACTGAGTCAGCTTTGGAACAAGCCTACCAAGACGCAACAAAGCGTAACCTTAGAGTCAAAGGAGTCTTGGTCACGAATCCCTCAAACCCTCTGGGAACCACTCTTTCTCGTAATGAATTCGACTTGCTCGTTGACTTCATCAAAGACAAAGAAACCATGCACTTGATAAGCGATGAGATTTACTCTGGCACCGTTTTTAGCTCTCCAAGCTTTGTTAGCGTCATGGAGATCCTTAAGGAAATGAATCCTAATGACGCTACCAAAATTTGGAACAGAGTTCACGTTGTTTATAGTCTCTCCAAGGACTTGGGTTTACCCGGTTTCCGCGTCGGTGCTATCTACTCCGAAAACGACGCCGTTGTGGCTGCGGCGACCAAGATGTCAAGCTTTGGATTGGTTTCTTCACAAACTCAGTATCTTCTGGCAGCCATGCTGAGTGACAACAAGTTTACGAAGAAATACATCTCCGAGAATCAAAAGAGGCTGAGACGGAGACAGAGAATGCTCGTAACAGGGTTGCAGAAAGCGGGAATAAAGTGCCTGAAAAGCAATGCTGGTTTGTTCTGCTGGGTTGATATGAGGCACCTTCTCTGTTCCAACACTTTTGAGGCTGAGATGGAGCTCTGGAAGAAGATTGTCTACCAAGTTGGCTTGAACATTTCTCCGGGTTCGTCGTGCCATTGCAGTGAGCCAGGGTGGTTCAGGGTGTGCTTTGCCAACATGTCTCAAGACACTTTAAACGTAGCCATGAAACGAGTCAAGAACTTCGTTACAGACTCCACAGGAGCTGAATGTGGCTCTTCTTCTGTAAGTTTCACAAAGTCATTCTCTAATTGGGTTTTTCGGCTTTCGTCTCGCGATCATCGTGCGCCTGAAGAACGATAA